The following coding sequences are from one Methanosarcina sp. WWM596 window:
- a CDS encoding ABC transporter ATP-binding protein, translated as MLKIEDLTVEVNGKILLHDVNLEVEKGYTNVLFGPNGAGKSALMRTIMGFSEYKIVKGRILFNGEDITNLPVDERARRGLGIMMQRPPDMSGIKLRDLVKIASKGKKDPETLAGNLDMKRFLDRDVNVGFSGGEIKRSELLQLAAQNPTLYLLDEPESGVDLVSIEQVGKTIQGLLEEGLKCPGERCKKGKSALIITHTGKVLDYVQADRGYILCNGTVMCSGNPLKMLEEIKNKGYQECITCRLMK; from the coding sequence ATGCTGAAAATAGAAGACCTGACTGTAGAGGTCAACGGGAAAATTTTGCTTCATGACGTGAACCTGGAGGTTGAAAAAGGGTATACAAATGTGCTTTTCGGCCCAAACGGAGCTGGAAAGTCAGCCCTTATGAGGACAATCATGGGCTTTAGCGAGTACAAGATTGTGAAGGGCAGAATACTGTTTAATGGAGAAGATATTACCAATCTTCCAGTAGACGAAAGAGCCCGCCGCGGGCTGGGTATTATGATGCAGCGCCCACCGGATATGTCCGGAATTAAACTGAGGGACCTTGTAAAAATAGCCTCGAAAGGAAAAAAAGACCCTGAAACCCTTGCAGGAAACCTTGATATGAAGCGTTTTCTGGACAGGGATGTAAATGTGGGTTTTTCAGGTGGAGAGATCAAAAGATCCGAACTTCTGCAGCTTGCAGCCCAGAATCCGACTCTCTACCTTCTGGACGAGCCTGAGTCCGGAGTGGACCTTGTAAGCATCGAACAGGTCGGAAAGACAATACAAGGGCTTCTTGAAGAAGGTCTGAAATGCCCGGGTGAGAGATGCAAAAAGGGAAAATCAGCCCTTATCATTACCCATACAGGCAAGGTTCTGGATTATGTGCAGGCAGATAGAGGGTATATTCTGTGTAATGGAACAGTTATGTGTTCAGGAAATCCCCTTAAAATGCTGGAAGAAATAAAAAATAAAGGGTACCAGGAGTGTATAACATGCAGAC
- a CDS encoding MBL fold metallo-hydrolase: MLRLTILYDNEANPGFSGSWGFSALLETDRETILFDTGWDGTLLLKHMEKIGVDPASISKLVLSHQHWDHIGGLPEILHVNPGLTVYVPSSFSENLKREIKKKADLVEIKEAVEISNGIWSTGELGDKIKEQSLVLSTENGSYVLTGCAHPGIDVIMDAALCYGDIKGIIGGLHDGDRFDRLKEMELIAAGHCTVHKEKIKSAFPSKYMETRAGMLFELQ, encoded by the coding sequence ATGCTCAGGTTGACAATTCTATATGATAATGAAGCAAACCCTGGTTTCTCAGGAAGCTGGGGATTTTCGGCTCTACTTGAAACAGACAGAGAGACCATTCTTTTCGATACCGGATGGGATGGGACTCTGCTTCTTAAGCATATGGAGAAAATTGGCGTCGATCCAGCCAGTATAAGCAAACTAGTCCTTTCCCATCAGCACTGGGACCATATAGGGGGTCTGCCCGAAATCCTTCATGTAAACCCCGGACTCACTGTGTATGTCCCTTCATCTTTTTCAGAGAATCTCAAAAGGGAAATTAAGAAGAAGGCTGACCTTGTAGAGATAAAGGAAGCCGTGGAGATATCTAATGGGATCTGGAGTACAGGAGAACTTGGAGATAAAATAAAAGAGCAGTCTCTTGTTCTGAGCACAGAAAACGGGTCCTATGTGCTTACAGGCTGCGCTCATCCGGGGATTGATGTGATTATGGATGCTGCTCTGTGCTATGGAGATATTAAAGGAATTATTGGCGGGCTGCATGATGGGGATAGGTTTGATAGGCTTAAAGAGATGGAACTGATAGCAGCCGGACACTGCACAGTCCATAAGGAAAAAATAAAGAGCGCTTTCCCCTCAAAATATATGGAAACTAGAGCTGGAATGCTCTTTGAACTCCAGTAA
- a CDS encoding DUF128 domain-containing protein has protein sequence MMDPQIERKLIEIMRVIHESDKPIGARAIADELNNRGYDIGERAVRYHLRILDERGFTHKHGYAGRTLTSLGESEMNDALIGDRFGFVISRIEEMAFRTTYTPETDKGDVVVNISYFDKDDFETVINLISYTAHSGYMISPRIRIFEEDSEPEIPLPPGKIGIATVCSVTFDGLLLKAGIPVEPAYGGLLQIENHKPARFLDLISYSGTSIDPIKIFMNRAPTSVLEVLEKGEGKILANMRQINASAHNMAEEILKNAEKVGLAGCITTGDIDEFLLGAPVETGNFGVAVVGGINGICALEETGIEIETNPISTVLDYQTMSEI, from the coding sequence GTGCCCGGGCAATAGCTGACGAATTGAACAACCGGGGCTATGATATAGGAGAGAGGGCTGTCCGCTACCACCTGAGGATCCTGGATGAGAGAGGGTTTACACACAAACACGGATATGCCGGGCGTACGCTTACAAGTCTTGGAGAAAGCGAAATGAATGATGCCCTTATAGGGGACCGTTTTGGTTTTGTAATATCCAGGATCGAAGAAATGGCATTCAGGACCACATATACCCCCGAAACAGACAAAGGGGACGTCGTGGTAAATATTTCTTATTTTGACAAAGACGACTTCGAGACTGTTATTAATCTAATATCTTATACGGCTCATTCAGGGTATATGATAAGCCCGAGGATAAGAATATTTGAAGAAGACTCGGAACCTGAAATACCCCTTCCCCCTGGGAAAATAGGAATTGCTACCGTATGCAGTGTCACTTTTGATGGGCTTCTCCTGAAAGCAGGTATCCCCGTAGAACCCGCTTATGGAGGATTACTCCAGATAGAAAACCATAAACCGGCACGTTTTCTTGACCTGATCTCCTACAGTGGGACTTCCATTGATCCAATAAAGATTTTCATGAACAGGGCTCCTACCTCAGTTCTTGAGGTACTTGAAAAAGGGGAAGGAAAAATCCTAGCCAATATGCGGCAGATAAACGCCTCTGCTCATAATATGGCAGAAGAAATTTTGAAAAATGCAGAAAAGGTGGGTCTTGCAGGCTGTATCACTACAGGAGATATTGATGAGTTTTTACTTGGAGCTCCGGTTGAAACCGGAAATTTCGGGGTTGCGGTAGTCGGAGGGATTAACGGGATCTGTGCCCTTGAGGAAACAGGAATTGAAATTGAAACAAACCCGATTTCCACTGTACTGGATTACCAAACAATGTCAGAAATATGA